Within the Mycobacterium gordonae genome, the region ACGTCCGGTCGTCTCCAGCATGGTGACCGGTAGCTTGCGGCCCAGCGGATTGACGACCAGCCGTTGTACCCGGTGCACGAATTGGCGTTTGAGGCTCACGCCGGTGATTTTGCCACCGGGACCCCCAATGCGCGCAGCACCCATTCGCGGGGTACTTCGAACGACAGCGTCCGCCGCGGGATGGTGGTCAACACCGCTTCCGGAACGGCGGTCTTATAGGTGAGTGTCAAGCTGCCGGAGAATGTGGGATCGATCTGGCTGATGTCGGCGTCCAACCGCAGGCCATCCGCGGAGAGTTCGGCATGGACCGGACCCTCGACAGCCGTATCCCAGCGCAGATCGATTGCGCGCCCTGCGCGGCCAGGCACCGTTGACAAGGTGCCCACCACTCGCTGGGAGGTGATCGCCAGCGCCCCGACGTAGCTGCGGATGTTGCCCTGGGATGCCTTGCCGGGCACCGAGCCGGTGAATCGGAAGGTGACGGGAACGAACTCGACCAGGTGGACCAGGTTCTCGGTCTCGATCTCGGCCCGCAGGTCCGCGGGCAGCTTGCCGATTCCGAGCAATTTGCGGATGAACACTGCCATGGGTGGACCTTAAGGCTGCGCACGGAAGATATTTCGCACCTGTTTCAGGGGCGTGATGCGAAAACAGCCGCCTCCGGGGAGGCGGCTGTCTCGTTGGCGGGTGTCAGGTCCCGGCGTAGACGACGAACTGACCGTTGACGAAGACGCCCCATTGGTTGACGGCCGGGTTGAACACCACCGGATACTGGGGCCCGTTGAGGTCCGGTGACCATACGGCGGGGAGGCCGTATCGACCTGGGTCGTTGTACTGCCCCGGCGGCGGGAAGCCGTTCTGTCCCGGCGGAAGCGGAGTGCCCGGCCCGTTGCAGTTGACACCCGGTCCGCCGGTGCAGATCGGCTGCCCCGGAATGTAGGGACCCTGGCCCGGCGCATCCGGCCCAGGCCCGTTCCGGCCAGGTCCGTTCGGGCCGGGCACGTTCGGGCCGGGCACGTTCGGGCCGGGACCACCCGGGCCGGACGGGTCTGCCTGCGCGAAGCCGGCTCCGATTCCGAGGGCGGCCGATCCGAGTGCGCCGGTCATCACGGCGGTAGCGGCAATCTTGCTGAGCTTCATGTGAACTCCTTGTCGAGCGGGTGAGCCTGCCACGCGGGCAGCGCAACAGCAGTGACGCGTTGTTCTGTTGTTGCCCGGCCCCGAGAATCGGGACGCCGGGAGGGGATCGCCCCCTGAACGTGAGTTACCCACCGCGAAGTCACGGAAACATGTTTTTCCAGCTAGCTTTCAGCTACCTGACAGCTTCAGGCCGCAACCGTCGCCACCTGCCCCACGGGTTCCAGGGCCTGGGCAACGATGTCGGCGACATCCGTCATCGGCCTCACGTCGAGCGCCCCGAGGACTTCGGCGGGCACGTCATCGAGATCGGGCTCGTTGCGTGCCGGAATGAAAACCGTTGACAGCCCGGCACGTTGGGCGGCAAGCAGCTTCTGCTTGACACCACCGATAGGCAGCACCCGGCCGTTCAGCGTGACCTCACCGGTCATGCCGACATCCGAGCGGACCTGCCGTCCGGTGGCCATCGAGACCAGCGCGGTCACCATGGTCACGCCGGCCGACGGGCCGTCCTTGGGCACCGCACCGGCCGGCACGTGCACGTGGATGCGGCGATCCAGCAGCTTCGGATCGTTCTTGATATCGATGCCCAACGCTTCGGCGTGGGAGCGCACATAGGACAGCGCGATCTGCGCCGACTCCTTCATCACTTCGCCCAACTGACCGGTCAGCTGCAACCCGGGTTCGCCGTCGGTGGCACCCGCCTCAATGTAGAGCACGTCGCCGCCCAGGCCGGTGACGGCCAGGCCGGTGGCCACCCCGGGCACCGCGGTGCGTTCGGCCGATTCCGGCGTGAACCGGGGACGGCCGAGGTAGCCGACCAGATCGTGCTCGTCGATGACGAGCGGGTCGCTGACGCCCTCCGATTTGGGAGCGAGCTTCGTGGTCACCTTGCGCAGCGCCTTGGCCAGCAGCCGTTCGAACTGCCGCACCCCGGGCTCGCGGGTGTAGTCGGCCGCGATCTTGTGTAGCGCGGCGTCGGTGACCGTGACCTCGTCGTCGGTCAGTGCCGCGCGTTCCCGCTGCCGGGGCAGCAGGTAGTCGCGGGCGATGGCGACCTTGTCGTCCTCGGTGTAGCCGTCGACCTGCACCAGTTCCATGCGGTCCAGCAGCGCCGACGGGATGTTGTCGATCACGTTGGCGGTAGCCAGAAACACCACGTCGGACAGGTCCAGATCCAGGTCCAGGTAGTGGTCGCGGAAGGTGTGGTTCTGCGCCGGGTCGAGCACCTCGAGCAGCGCCGCACTCGGGTCGCCGCGGTAGTCGGAGCCGACCTTGTCGATCTCGTCCAGCAGCACGACGGGGTTCATCGAACCCGCCTCGCCGATGGCACGCACAATCCGGCCCGGCAGCGCACCCACGTAGGTGCGCCGGTGCCCGCGGATTTCCGCCTCGTCACGCACGCCGCCGAGGGCGACGCGGACGAACGCGCGGCCCAGCGCCCGGGCCACGCTTTCGCCCAGTGACGTCTTGCCGACCCCTGGGGGACCGGCAAGCACCATCACCGCACCGGACCCACGTCCGCCCACCAGCTGCAGACCGCGCTGGGCGCGACGGGTTCGCACCGCCAGGTACTCGACGATGCGGTCCTTGACGTCGTCCAGTCCGTGGTGATCGGCGTCCAGAATGCCCCGCGCGCCCGTCAGGTCGGTCGAGTCCTCGGTCCGCACGTTCCAGGGCAGGTCGAGCACGGTGTCCAGCCAGGTGCGGATCCAGCCGCTTTCCGGGCTCTGGTCGCTCACGCGTTCCAGCTTGCCGACCTCGCGCAACGCGGCCACGCGCACCTTCTCGGGCAGCTCAGCCGCCTCGACGCGGGCCCGGTAGTCATCAGAGCCGTCGGGTTCCCCCTCGCCGAGTTCCTTGCGGATGGCCGCCAGCTGCTGGCGCAGCAGGAATTCCTTCTGCGTCTTCTCCATGCCTTCTCGGACGTCCTCGGCGATCTTGTCGTTCACCTCGGTCTCGGCCAGATGCTCGCCGGTCCAGTCGATCAGCACGCGCAGCCGCTCGGCGACGTCCACCGTCTCCAGCAGCTCCCGCTTCTGCACATCGCTGAGATACGACGCGTAGCCGGACGTGTCCGCCAGCGCCGACGGGTCGGTCAGGCTGTTGACGTAGTCGACGATCTGCCAAGCCTCGCGGCGCTGCAGGATGGCCAGCAACAACTTCTTGTAGTCCGCCGCCAGTGCTTTGATCTCGTCGGTCACGTCGGCCTCGACGACTTCGGTCACCTCGACCCACAGCGCAGCGCCGGGGCCGGATGCTCCCGCGCCGATCTGGGCTCGGGTCTCGCCCCGCACGACAGCGGCACTGCCGCCCCCGGGCAGACGTCCCAGCTGCAGGATCTTCGCGATCACACCGTGTGACGGGTACCGGTCGTCCAGCCGGGGCGCGATCAGCAACTGCCCCGATTCGCTTGCCCGGGCAGCGTCGATTGCCGCGCGCGCGGCCTGCGAACTCGCGTCCAGCGCAATCGGCACCACCATCCCGGGCAAAACGATGGTGTCGGTGACGAACAGCACGGGAACCGATTTGGCTTCAGCCATCAATCCTCCAAAAGTTGAGTCTGCTTCGCTAAACCCAGCCGCGTGCCGATTTGTTCCGACTCGCCAGCGTGCTCGGGCGATGATCGGGTGGTGACGCTCACACCCGTGCCGCCTGGCGCCGACCCAGACACCCCGCGCCACGCACAATCCGCCGGCGCTGTTCGACCCGGCGCTGTTCGACCCGGCGCTGTTCGACCCGGCGCTGTTCGACTATGTCGGGCCCGGGTCAGGCGTTCAACGACCTGGTGCTCAACCGCGTTATCGCGGCGCCAGTCGTCTCAGCTGAGTGACGTGCTTCGGCGAAAGCTCTTGCAGGCAGCTCACACCCAGCAATCCCATGGTGCGGATGACTCCGCTCTGCAGTATGTCGATCGCCCGCCGGACACCCGCCTCGCCACCTGCCATCAGCCCGTACAGGTAAGCCCGTCCGACCAGGGTGCAGCGCGCGCCCAGGGCGATGGCCGCGACGATGTCTGCGCCCGACATGATGCCCGTGTCCATCAGCACCTCGGTGTCGGTGCCCAGCTCGCGTGCCACCACGGGCAGCAAATGGAACGGAACCGGCGCCCGATCGAGCTGTCGTCCACCGTGATTGGACAAGACGATGCCGTCCACACCCCGATCGACCACCGCGCGGGCGTCTTCGAGCGTCTGAATCCCTTTGACGACAAGCTTGCCCGGCCACTGCGACTTGATCCAGACCAGGTCGTCGAAGGTGACGCTGGGGTCGAACATCGTATTAAGGTACTCGCCCACGGTTCCCGACCAACGATCAAGGGATGCGAAGGACAGTGGTTCGGTGGTGAGCAGGTCGAACCACCAGTGCGGGTGCGGCACCGCGTCGAGCACGGTACGCAACGTCAACGCGGGCGGGATCGACATCCCGTTGCGCACATCGCGAAGTCGGGCCCCGGCCACCGGAACGTCCACCGTCACCAGCATCGTGTCGAAACCCGCGTCGGCGGCCCGCTGCACCAACTGCATCGAGCGCTCGCGATCCCGCCACATGTACAGCTGAAACCACTTGCGGCCCTGCGGGGCAGCGGTCACCAGGTCCTCGATCGCGGTGGTGCCCAGGGTGGACAGCGAGAACGGAATGCCGGCCGCCGCCGCGGCGCGCGCGCCGGCGATCTCGCCCTCGGTGTGCATCAAGCGGGTGAACCCGGTCGGCGCAATCGCGAACGGTAGGTCCACCGGCCGGCCCAGCACGTCCCACCCGGCCGACACATTGCTCACGTCGCGCAAAATGGCCGGATGAAACTCGATGTCGCGGAACGCTTGTCGAGCCCGCGTGATGGACAGCTCGTCTTCGGCGGCCCCGTCGGTGTAGTCGAACGCCGCCTTCGGGGTGCGGCGTTTGGCGATGCGGCGCAGATCCTCGATGGTCAGCGCGGCGTCCAGGCGCCGCCTGGTGCGATCGAACTGAGGCTTCTTGAATTGCAGCAACGGAGCCAGGTCCCGCACTCTGGGCACCTGCCGCTTGACCGTCATCGGTTCATCTAACCAGTGTGCGACGGTGGAGAGATGTCTGAACTACAGCGCTTCGTGGATGCGCAGGCCCCGGTCTACGACACCGTGCTCAACGAACTGCGGGCCGGACGCAAACGGAGTCACTGGATGTGGTTCGTCTTTCCTCAACTACGCGTGTTGGGCAGCAGCCCGACTGCGCAGCACTACGGCATCGCCTCACTCGCAGAGGCCCGCGCGTACCTCGACCACCCGGTGCTCGGGCCGCGACTGCGCGAGTGTGTCGCTGTGGTCAACGCGGTCGAGGGCCGCTCCGCCGAGCAGATTTTCGGCTGGCCCGACAACCTGAAGTTGCGTTCCTCGGTCACGCTGTTCGCCCGCGCCACCGACGACAACCATGATTTGTTGGCGCTGCTCGACAAGTATTACGACGGTGAGCCGGATCCGCTGACGGTGCGGCGGCTGGATTAGGGGCGCAGGATCCGCCAGCCGTGCGGTTCGATCTCCACGGTGTCGACCACCTCCTCGGGAGGCGCCGTCGAGCCGGCGATCAGCCGGGCCTGGGGGACGCCTAGCTCGGGCAGCGACAACCGCAGCGGCTCGGCGTCGATGTTGAGCGCGACCACCAGGGCGTCTTGGCCGCTGCGGGATTCGTAGACGTAGTGCTCGTTTTCCAGGCGCAGCGCACTGGTGGTCGCCCTCTGCAGCCACGGGTGGCGCCGCCGCAATCCGACGAGATACTGGTGCAAAGCCCAGACGTCGGCCCCGGCTCCGTCCAATTGCATTGGGGGAGATGGGAATTCGGGACGTACCGCATCGTCGCCGCCGTACCGTTCCTCTTTGACGCCCTGGAAGCCGAATTCGTCACCGGCATAGATGCTGGGCACCCCACCGATCGTCAGCAGGATCACCAGGGCGTGCGCGGGATGCGCGGGATGCTCGAGCCGGCTGGCGATGCGGGTGACGTCGTGGTTTCCGATGAACGTCTGCGGCACAAAGGTTTTCAGGAAAGTGTTGTGCCGCTTCAGCGCCCAGTCCAACTCGAAGAAATTTCCGTCGTTGAGGCTGCTCCAGATAGCCTTCCACAGCTCGTACTGGGTGGCCGAGTCGAATCGCGCCCCCTCGACGACCGCCGCGTAGTCACCGTGGATCAGTTCGCCGACGAACCACGCGTCGGGCCGGCGGTCTCGGACCCTGGGCAGCACCTCGGCCCAGAACCGTTGGGGCACGGTGTAGGCCGCGTCCAGGCGCCAACCATCGGCGCCCCGCTGCAGCCAGTGCGTCATCACGTCGACGACGTAGTCGGCGACCGCGGGGTGGCGGTGATTGAGCGCGATCAGTTCAGTGTGGCCCTCGAAGCTGCCCCCGGTGAACCAGGCCGCGGATTCAGGGTCGTCACGCCGGGGGAAGTCCACGCCGACGTGATTGAAGACGCCGTCCAGCAGCACCCGCAGCCCCGTTGACGCGCCTGCCCGACCAGGTAGTCGAAGTCGTCGTCGTCACCGAGGCGTGGATCGATGCGGAAGTGATCGGTGGTGTCGTAACCGTGGGAGCGCGAGTCGAAGATCGGCCCCAGCGCGACACCGGACGCGCCGAGCGCAATGGCGTGGTCGAACCAGTCGACGAGCCGGCGCAGCCGGTGTTCCCCCGGGCCCGGTGGAGTTTCCGACGGGAAAGCTCCGACAAAGCCCAGGGGATACACCTGCCACCAGATCGAGTGTTCGATCCAGGAGGGTCCGGACACCGAAGTGGTCAGCCTACCTCCGCCAGTGTGTGAGCCGCGCTGATTGCCTGTGCCACACCGGAAACGATAGCCGCCACCTTCAGTGCCTCGAGGATGGCCTCCCGGCTCACGCCCGACTCCCGCAGCGTGTGCTCGTGGGCCACCACGCAGTGACCGCACCCGTTGACCGACGACACCGCGAAACTCCACAGCTCGAAGTCTGCTTTGTCCACACCGGGATTGCCGATAATGTTCATCCGCAAGCCGGCACGCAGGTCATCGTAGGCGCCTTCCAGGAAGCCGCGACCACGATAGAACACGTTGTTCATGCCCATGATCGACGCGGCGCCCAGCGCGGCGTTGTAGGCCTGCTCGGAGAGATTGTCGGCTGCCTCGGCGCCGATCTCACCCAGCACCTGCGCGTTGCGGGTCGCCGCCGCACACGCCAGCAGCGCACCCCACAGTTGTTCTTCGGTCAGCACCGTGGTGCGGGTGATCGAGCCGAGGTTGAGCTTGAGGTCCTTGGCGTATTCGGGCAGGGCGTTCTTGAGATTCTCGACACTCATGGTTTCTCCTGTCAGGGCTTTTGTTACGCCGAAGCCTTGAGCAGCTCACCGGCGTCGATGGTCGGGTCGCCCTTGCGCCAGTTGCACGCGCACAACTCGTCGGATTGCAGGGCGTCCAGCACCCGCAACACCTCGTCGACGTTACGTCCGACGGAACCGGCGGTGGCAGAGACGAATTGGATTTCGTTGTTCGGGTCGACGATGAAGGTGACCCGGTCGGCGACCCCGTCATCGTTGAGAACCCCAGTAGCCTGCGACAATTCCCGCTTGATATCCGACAGCATGGGGAAGGGCAGCTTCTTCAGGTCCTCGTGCTGCGCCCGCCACTGGAAGTGGACGAACTCGCTGTCGATCGACACCCCCAGCACCTGTGCGTCGCGGTCTTCGAACTCGTCGTTCAGCTTGCCGAAGGCCGCGATCTCGGTGGGACACACGAAGGTGAAGTCCTTCGGCCAGAAGAACACCACGCGCCACTTGCCGGGGTGGTCATCGCTGGAGATGGTGGTGAAGTAGTCACCCGGCTGCTGCGCGTCGACCGCGGACAGGTCGCCGCCGATCAGCGCGGTCAGCTGGTAGGCCGGGAATTGCCGGCCGATGGTCAACAGAGACATATTCGCTCCTTATCTGGACTCATTCAAATTTAGGGGACTGGCACCATATTGCCCGGGACCGGCTGTGAAGTAAAGGTGATTTGTCGCACTACACTGATTAGTATGTCCGATAAGAGTTTTCAACCCACACTGGCTGGTTTGCGGGCTTTCGTCGCGGTCGCCCAGAAGCAGCACTTCGGCAGCGCGGCAACAACTCTCGGGCTCAGTCAGTCAACGCTGTCACAGGCTCTGGCAACACTGGAAACCGGACTGGGCGCCCACCTCGTCGAGCGCTCCACCCGGCGAGTGCGCGTCACCCCCGAAGGTGAGCGACTACTTCCACTGGCTCGCGCGGTCGTCGATGCGACCGATGCCTTCACCCGTGCCGCCGCAGGGGTCGGCGATCCCTTGGCCGGAACGATCCGGCTGGGACTGATCCCCACCGTGGCGCCCTACGTGCTGCCGGCCATGCTGGCTGGATTGCCGCGCCGCTTGCCCGACCTGACGCTGCGGGTTGTCGAGGACAAGACCGAGCGTCTACTGGGCCTGCTGCGCGACGGTGTTCTGGACGCCGCCCTGGTAGCTCTGCCCATCGACTCGGCGGGCCTGACGACGCTCGCGATGTATGAGGAGGACTTCGTGTTGGCACTGCCTCCCGGCCATGCCCTGTCGGGCAAGCAGCGAGTATCGGCTGCCGTGCTGGCGGATTTGCCGCTGCTGCTGCTGGACGAAGGCCACTGCCTGCGCGATCAGGCGCTAGAAGCCTGCCGGGAAGCCGGGGTGCGCGCCGAACCGGCCGACACCCGCGCGGCTTCGCTGGCGACGGCGGTGCAGTGCGTGGCCGGGGGATTGGGCGTGACATTGATCCCCGAGAGCGCCGTCGGGGTCGAAACCGCGCGCAGCAGCGTCGGTCTCGCCCGGTTCGCCGCCCCGCGCCCGCACCGAACCATCGGTCTGGTGTTTCGTTCCTCGTCCGGCCGCGAGGAGTCCTATCGGCGACTGGCCGGGATTATCACCGGACTGATCAGGGGTTAGGTTCGCCTCAGTGTCAGGGTGGGGTTGCCGCATGTTGCGGTGGTTGGATCCTGATCGCCTGGTGTCTGGCTCATAGGCTCGCTGCCGCCGTGGTTGGGGTTCATGCGTTTTGTCGGCATCAGGTGTGAAGGACCGGCCGGCGTGACTTGATGGGAGCGTGGCAACCGCCCCCACTGAGGTTTGTCCGCCGACCGGCCCAACCGTCACCTCACAGTGAAGGAGGCATCCACCATGGTTGTTGTTGGAGGGTGTACACAAGCGCACCCATACGTTTGTTGCGGTCAACGAGGTTGGGCGCAAGCTCGGCGAAAAGGTCGTCAAAGCAACGACGACGGGTCATGCCGAGGCGGTGATGTGGGCCCGCGAACGGTTCGGGGCCGAGGTGGTGTGGGCGATTGAGGATTGCCGGTACTTATCGGCCAGGTTGGAGCGCGACCTGATGGGCTTTGGCCAGAGGGTGGTGCGGGTACCGCCGAAGTTGATGGCTCAGACTCGGGCCAGTGCGCGCACCCAGGGCAAGTTGGACCCGATCGACGCGTTAGCAGTCGCGCGGGGGTGTTTGCGTGAACCTGACTTGCCGGTCGCCTCCCATGATGAGGTCTCGCGCGAGTTGAAGTTATTGGTGGATCGCCGGGAAGTCCTTGTGGCGCAACGCGCGGCGACGATCAACCGGCTGTTGTGGCGGGTGCACGAGCTTGACCCTGACCACGCGCCCAAGGCCCGTTCGTTGGATCTGGCCAAGCATCGGCGCATCCTCGGTGACTGGTTAGCCAGCCTGCCCGGCCTGGTCGCGGAGTTGGCTCGCGACGAGCTGGCCGACATCACGCGGCTCACTGAAACCATCAACGCCTTGGCTAAGCGCATCGGCCAGCAAGTGCGCCCCATCGCCTCGGCCCTGCTTTTCCTTCCCGGCTGCGGGGAGTTGACCGCGGCCAAACTGGTCGGCGAATCCGCCGGGGTGACCCGGTTCAAAAGCGAGGCCGCCTTCGCCCGTCACGCCGGAGTCGCGCCAGTCCCGGTGTGGTCAGGCAACACCGCCGGGCGGGTGCGCATGACCCGCTCAGGCAACCGCCAACTCAACGCCGCCCTGCACCGCATCGCCGTCACCCAGATCCGCCTCGACGGACTCGGCCAGGACTATTACCGCCACCGCATCGACGCCGGCGACTCCAAAACCGAGGCACTGCGCTGCCTCAAACGCCGCCTGGCCCGCGTCGTGTTTCACCACCTCTACACCGACCACCAAAACCGAACCCAGCCTTGCCAACCGGCAGCGGCTTGACATAGGAGAAACGCATGGAGAAAGTGATCGCGGTGCTGCGCCGGGCCGAAGCCGCCGACGACTGGTGTGCGCGGCTGCGAGGCCCGGTGGCCACCGAATTGTCGCGTCTGGGCCTGCCCGGGCTGACGGTCAACGTCCGCGACAGCGTCGTTCGCGACTCGTTGATGACGCTGACGACCCTGGACCCGCCGGTAGCCGCGCTGGTGACCGTCTGGACGCAGCAGTGCTACGGCGAACAAATGACGATGGCGCTGGCCGCGCTGGGCGCCGAATGCGAACACCTCGCCGCCTACCTGGTCACCGAGTCGGCCCCGATGCTCGCGCCACTCGAGATCGGGCTTCGAACAACGGGTTTGGCTAACGTCGCGCTACTGCGGCGACCAGACGAGCTGGACCAGGCAACCTGGCTCGACCGGTGGCAGCTCAACCACACCCAGGTGGCCATCGAGACTCAGTCCACCTTCGGCTACACCCAGAACTGGGTGGTACGCGCGCTCACCCCGGACGCGCCGGGAATCTCGGCCATCGTCGAGGAATTGTTCCCGTTGGAGGCGGTCTCCGACCT harbors:
- the lon gene encoding endopeptidase La; translation: MAEAKSVPVLFVTDTIVLPGMVVPIALDASSQAARAAIDAARASESGQLLIAPRLDDRYPSHGVIAKILQLGRLPGGGSAAVVRGETRAQIGAGASGPGAALWVEVTEVVEADVTDEIKALAADYKKLLLAILQRREAWQIVDYVNSLTDPSALADTSGYASYLSDVQKRELLETVDVAERLRVLIDWTGEHLAETEVNDKIAEDVREGMEKTQKEFLLRQQLAAIRKELGEGEPDGSDDYRARVEAAELPEKVRVAALREVGKLERVSDQSPESGWIRTWLDTVLDLPWNVRTEDSTDLTGARGILDADHHGLDDVKDRIVEYLAVRTRRAQRGLQLVGGRGSGAVMVLAGPPGVGKTSLGESVARALGRAFVRVALGGVRDEAEIRGHRRTYVGALPGRIVRAIGEAGSMNPVVLLDEIDKVGSDYRGDPSAALLEVLDPAQNHTFRDHYLDLDLDLSDVVFLATANVIDNIPSALLDRMELVQVDGYTEDDKVAIARDYLLPRQRERAALTDDEVTVTDAALHKIAADYTREPGVRQFERLLAKALRKVTTKLAPKSEGVSDPLVIDEHDLVGYLGRPRFTPESAERTAVPGVATGLAVTGLGGDVLYIEAGATDGEPGLQLTGQLGEVMKESAQIALSYVRSHAEALGIDIKNDPKLLDRRIHVHVPAGAVPKDGPSAGVTMVTALVSMATGRQVRSDVGMTGEVTLNGRVLPIGGVKQKLLAAQRAGLSTVFIPARNEPDLDDVPAEVLGALDVRPMTDVADIVAQALEPVGQVATVAA
- a CDS encoding alpha-hydroxy acid oxidase, with protein sequence MTVKRQVPRVRDLAPLLQFKKPQFDRTRRRLDAALTIEDLRRIAKRRTPKAAFDYTDGAAEDELSITRARQAFRDIEFHPAILRDVSNVSAGWDVLGRPVDLPFAIAPTGFTRLMHTEGEIAGARAAAAAGIPFSLSTLGTTAIEDLVTAAPQGRKWFQLYMWRDRERSMQLVQRAADAGFDTMLVTVDVPVAGARLRDVRNGMSIPPALTLRTVLDAVPHPHWWFDLLTTEPLSFASLDRWSGTVGEYLNTMFDPSVTFDDLVWIKSQWPGKLVVKGIQTLEDARAVVDRGVDGIVLSNHGGRQLDRAPVPFHLLPVVARELGTDTEVLMDTGIMSGADIVAAIALGARCTLVGRAYLYGLMAGGEAGVRRAIDILQSGVIRTMGLLGVSCLQELSPKHVTQLRRLAPR
- a CDS encoding DUF1810 domain-containing protein, which translates into the protein MSELQRFVDAQAPVYDTVLNELRAGRKRSHWMWFVFPQLRVLGSSPTAQHYGIASLAEARAYLDHPVLGPRLRECVAVVNAVEGRSAEQIFGWPDNLKLRSSVTLFARATDDNHDLLALLDKYYDGEPDPLTVRRLD
- a CDS encoding alkyl hydroperoxide reductase — its product is MSVENLKNALPEYAKDLKLNLGSITRTTVLTEEQLWGALLACAAATRNAQVLGEIGAEAADNLSEQAYNAALGAASIMGMNNVFYRGRGFLEGAYDDLRAGLRMNIIGNPGVDKADFELWSFAVSSVNGCGHCVVAHEHTLRESGVSREAILEALKVAAIVSGVAQAISAAHTLAEVG
- a CDS encoding peroxiredoxin, whose amino-acid sequence is MSLLTIGRQFPAYQLTALIGGDLSAVDAQQPGDYFTTISSDDHPGKWRVVFFWPKDFTFVCPTEIAAFGKLNDEFEDRDAQVLGVSIDSEFVHFQWRAQHEDLKKLPFPMLSDIKRELSQATGVLNDDGVADRVTFIVDPNNEIQFVSATAGSVGRNVDEVLRVLDALQSDELCACNWRKGDPTIDAGELLKASA
- a CDS encoding hydrogen peroxide-inducible genes activator, with protein sequence MSDKSFQPTLAGLRAFVAVAQKQHFGSAATTLGLSQSTLSQALATLETGLGAHLVERSTRRVRVTPEGERLLPLARAVVDATDAFTRAAAGVGDPLAGTIRLGLIPTVAPYVLPAMLAGLPRRLPDLTLRVVEDKTERLLGLLRDGVLDAALVALPIDSAGLTTLAMYEEDFVLALPPGHALSGKQRVSAAVLADLPLLLLDEGHCLRDQALEACREAGVRAEPADTRAASLATAVQCVAGGLGVTLIPESAVGVETARSSVGLARFAAPRPHRTIGLVFRSSSGREESYRRLAGIITGLIRG
- a CDS encoding EthD domain-containing protein; translated protein: MEKVIAVLRRAEAADDWCARLRGPVATELSRLGLPGLTVNVRDSVVRDSLMTLTTLDPPVAALVTVWTQQCYGEQMTMALAALGAECEHLAAYLVTESAPMLAPLEIGLRTTGLANVALLRRPDELDQATWLDRWQLNHTQVAIETQSTFGYTQNWVVRALTPDAPGISAIVEELFPLEAVSDLKAFFGAADDADLQHRVGRMVASTSAFGANQNIDTVPTSRYVISTPFRDQ